One window of the Pieris brassicae chromosome 2, ilPieBrab1.1, whole genome shotgun sequence genome contains the following:
- the LOC123720710 gene encoding cyclin-K codes for MPYWYYDKKDLLNTPSFRDGITNDTENRYRKEGARFIIDTGSKMDLGYNTVATGVVYFHRFYMFHSFRTFPRYITACCCLFLAGKVEETPKKCKDIIKVAKSLLTEQKFGTFGDDPKEEVMTLERILLQTIKFDLQVEHPYGYLLKYAKCLKGEKSKLQKIVQMAWTFVNDSLCTTLCLQWEPEVIAVALMFLAGKLSKFEIVDWNGRTPKHNAWWDMFVEDICMELLEDICHQVLDLYSPQTQPSAADSPPPQLVAQPTIRPVLKNDKKPSVTPPTSTSPVAVAKPVVTPIKNGSDVKPEPPKMDMRFTYPGYPPTMPPYPPMYSAPPPSIPPPRLPLPPGPPLSIYSEPPPARFPPVNVPPPNYYPPMPTRAPLPTRGPIPPGPPPPRSYYPPA; via the exons ATGCCCTATTggtattatgataaaaaagaCTTACTGAACACACCATCATTTCGCGATGGAATTACAAATGACACAGAAAATCGGTATCGAAAAGAAGGCGCTCGCTTTATCATTGACACAGGATCAAAAATGGACTTGGGTTACAATACCGTTGCTACTGGTGTTGTGTATTTCCACCGCTTTTACATGTTCCATTCATTCAGAACATTCCCCAGATATATAACAGCGTGTTGCTGTCTCTTCCTCGCGGGTAAAGTTGAGGAGACACCAAAAAAGTGCAAAGACATAATTAAAGTTGCCAAATCTTTATTAACTGAACAGAAATTTGGAACATTTGGCGATGACCCAAAGGAAGAGGTGATGACACTGGAAAGAATCTTGCTGCAAACTATCAAGTTTGACTTGCAGGTGGAGCACCCTTACGGGTATCTATTAAAGTATGCTAAGTGCCTTAAAGGAGAAAAAAGCAagttacaaaaaattgttcagATGGCTTGGACATTTGTGAATGATAg tTTATGCACAACTTTGTGCCTACAGTGGGAACCAGAAGTTATTGCTGTAGCACTTATGTTCTTAGCAGGAAAACTAAGTAAATTTGAAATAGTAGATTGGAATGGTCGCACACCCAAACATAATGCTTGGTGGGACATGTTTGTTGAAGACATCTGTATGGAGCTACTTGAAGATATTTGCCATCAG GTGCTTGATCTATATTCACCGCAGACGCAACCTTCTGCTGCTGACTCACCCCCTCCACAGCTAGTTGCACAGCCTACTATCAGACCTGTGTTAAAAAACGACAAGAAACCCTCTGTTACACCGCCCACTTCCACATCACCTGTCGCCGTTGCTAAACCTGTTGTCACGCCCATCAAAAATGGTTCCGATGTCAAACCAGAGCCTCCGAAAATGGATATGAGATTTACTTACCCCGGTTACCCTCCAACAATGCCCCCCTATCCACCCATGTACTCTGCACCTCCGCCATCAATACCACCTCCACGACTGCCATTGCCCCCTGGCCCTCctttatctatatattcaGAACCACCTCCTGCAAGATTTCCTCCGGTTAATGTTCCTCCTCCCAATTATTATCCCCCTATGCCAACGCGTGCACCCCTGCCCACGAGAGGTCCAATACCACCAGGCCCACCACCTCCAAGGTCCTATTATCCCCCAGCGTAA
- the LOC123720515 gene encoding 2-oxoisovalerate dehydrogenase subunit alpha, mitochondrial: protein MALRSGVSFLRFHALRSSSRLLSTHTRPEVQQNGKKIAEFPGAKAPYVTEMKILNETSYEPIPIYRVLDNNGDVLINSEEPHLDKEVLLNMYRSMVQLNQMDKILYESQRQGRISFYMTNYGEEGMHLGSAAALTPQDLVFAQYREVGVLLYRGMTMTELVNQCYGNHEDPGKGRHMPVHYGSKQHNIVTISSPLATQMPQAVGAAYAFKRTPNNDRCVICYFGEGAASEGDAFAAFNFATTLECPVILFCRNNGYAISTPSSEQYRGDGIAARGPSMGIHTIRVDGTDTLAVYNAVTKAREMALQNKPVLIEAMSYRVGHHSTSDDSTAYRSLEEIQKWTTDENPVQKFRLYLERKGLWNEEAENTLVKDSRNFIVRTMQEAEKKKKPHWKEMFEDVYYDKPFQLQKQMQEMEEHLKKYGEHYPLDSFQKE, encoded by the exons ATGGCATTACGAAGTGGTGTTAGTTTCTTACGATTTCACGCATTACGTTCATCGAGTAGG TTATTATCAACTCACACCAGACCGGAAGTACaacaaaatggaaaaaaaatagcTGAATTTCCTGGCGCGAAGGCACCTTACGTCACTGagatgaaaattttaaatgaaacaagTTATGAGCCTATTCCTATATATCGAGTGCTAGACAACAATGGGGATGTTCTTATTAATAGCGAGGAACCTCACCTTGATAAAGAGGTTTTACTAAATATGTACAGGAGTATGGTTCAGCTTAATCAAATGGATAAAATCCTATATGAATCTCAAAG ACAGGGTCGTATATCATTTTACATGACAAACTATGGCGAGGAAGGCATGCACCTTGGCAGTGCAGCCGCCCTAACACCACAAGACCTCGTGTTTGCTCAATACAGAGAGGTCGGCGTCCTTCTATACCGCGGTATGACTATGACAGAACTTGTGAATCAGTGCTACGGAAATCACGAAGATCCTGGTAAGGGAAGACATATGCCAGTCCACTATGGAAGCAAACAACATAACATAGTCACTATATCCAGCCCTTTAG cAACACAAATGCCGCAAGCGGTAGGAGCAGCGTATGCATTTAAAAGGACACCAAACAATGACCGTTGCGTCATCTGTTATTTCGGTGAAGGAGCGGCTTCTGAAGGAGATGCTTTTGCCGCCTTTAACTTCGCAACTACACTTGAGTGCCCAGTTATCCTATTTTG TAGAAACAATGGTTACGCGATTTCGACGCCGAGCAGCGAGCAATATCGCGGGGACGGTATCGCAGCCCGGGGGCCTTCAATGGGAATTCACACTATTCGAGTGGATGGGACTGATACATTGGCCGTCTACAACGCGGTGACAAAGGCTAGAGAAATGGCTCTGCAGAACAAACCTGTACTTATTGAAGCCATGTCCTATAG GGTGGGTCATCACTCTACATCAGATGATAGTACGGCGTATAGATCGTTAGAGGAAATTCAAAAATGGACGACAGACGAAAATCCGGTACAGAAATTCAGACTATATCTGGAACGAAAAG GACTGTGGAACGAAGAAGCAGAAAACACTCTCGTCAAAGATTCCCGAAATTTCATTGTAAGAACGATGCAGGAGGCTGAAAAGAAGAAGAAACCTCACTGGAAGGAGATGTTTGAAGACGTGTATTATGACAAGCCATTTCAATTACA aaaacAAATGCAGGAAATGGAAGAACATCTGAAGAAATATGGCGAGCACTACCCGTTGGATAGTTTTCaaaaggaataa